In a genomic window of Candidatus Anaeroferrophillus wilburensis:
- a CDS encoding DUF721 domain-containing protein, with protein sequence MAADNRQRAGWSGMVGDLLPGVLDRYKLRKKMAVYQLFSRWQEVVGPQLMEKCQPLFIRGRTLHIKVVNHGWMHQLYFFQDRIIERFNALSRHKPVVTHLHFELGELAAERLMPSAPRRHSSVELISDREKRQIKKDICRYVKDPELADIIYTVRLKDRVRQLVSD encoded by the coding sequence ATGGCAGCTGATAACCGCCAACGTGCGGGATGGAGCGGGATGGTCGGCGATCTGCTGCCCGGGGTTCTTGATCGCTATAAGTTGCGCAAAAAAATGGCTGTCTACCAGCTTTTTTCCCGCTGGCAGGAGGTGGTGGGCCCCCAACTGATGGAAAAATGTCAACCGTTGTTTATCCGGGGTAGAACCCTGCATATCAAGGTGGTTAACCACGGCTGGATGCACCAGCTGTATTTTTTTCAGGATAGGATTATTGAACGTTTCAATGCCTTGAGCAGACACAAGCCGGTGGTTACCCACCTTCATTTTGAACTTGGCGAACTTGCAGCTGAGCGATTGATGCCCTCTGCACCCCGGCGTCACTCTTCAGTGGAACTTATCAGTGATCGTGAAAAGCGGCAGATCAAAAAAGATATCTGCCGCTATGTAAAAGATCCAGAGCTTGCTGATATTATCTATACCGTGCGCCTCAAAGATCGGGTTCGCCAGCTGGTCAGTGATTAG